A DNA window from Lepidochelys kempii isolate rLepKem1 chromosome 9, rLepKem1.hap2, whole genome shotgun sequence contains the following coding sequences:
- the MTERF4 gene encoding LOW QUALITY PROTEIN: transcription termination factor 4, mitochondrial (The sequence of the model RefSeq protein was modified relative to this genomic sequence to represent the inferred CDS: inserted 1 base in 1 codon), whose amino-acid sequence MRSQRSPSHPVFPGPLXIELGGAVHPVPSLWGSRAAETGQLLASRAKAQGCSTGRLQSGAHGGAAAEGGLCGPAGEAGKPLPQGVLPGTAERAASSFQAGCGLHLPCDMHSSSLGPIRWLPSHAAWVLWGCRLVPSTHPPVTRQSWLCASPSAGLPASFCPLLSSGCRLASVASSEWSGGSLSSAGWEQDSNEPEPSRKLLEAVRLSLAAQQRQADIGSSELGKMLDSFSDMGFSNAQIMELFGLQPKLAPQTRLALVSELLLLGLDADSTLRALQKSPEVLRMTAQQLRHRADYLRRLDLGEENLQQVVSHCPRIFTLSWKKIDAVVRVFKEKCIFTADQVTEILHRYSNVLLEEPHDLEYKFQYVHFRMGVKHKAVVKSGLFRTPIAEVKNRHIFLERLGLYQTPDKKGQTQIVNPKLKEIIGVSERDFLAKIAHSSLEEFEVFKKLLAREEGEGEGDQDIASEETDSASEREGKRSDSEEGN is encoded by the exons ATGCGATCTCAGCGCAGCCCCTCACACCCCGTGTTCCCCGGCCCGC TGATCGAGCTTGGCGGGGCTGTTCACCCCGTCCCGTCCCTGTGGGGCAGCAGAGCTGCGGAAACGGGCCAGCTTCTAGCGAGCCGAGCGAAGGCCCAGGGCTGTAGCACAGGACGCCTCCAGTCCGGCGCGCACGggggagctgccgccgaaggagGCCTGTGTGGCCCTGCGGGAGAGGCGGGGAAGCCGCTGCCGCAGGGAGTGTTGCCCGGGACTGCGGAACGCGCCGCTTCCAGTTTCCAGGCGGGTTGCGGGCTGCATCTGCCCTGCGACAtgcacagcagcagcctgggccCGATACGGTGGTTACCGAGTCACGCGGCCTGG GTCCTGTGGGGATGCAGGCTGGTCCCCAGCACCCATCCCCCTGTTACAAGACAGTCATGGTTGTGTGCCTCTCCATCTGCTGGATtgcctgcctctttctgccctctGTTAAGTAGTGGTTGTAGACTGGCATCTGTAGCCTCATCAGAATGGAGTGGTGGGAGTTTGTCCTCTGCTGGTTGGGAGCAGGACAGCAATGAGCCAGAACCGAGTAGAAAGCTCCTGGAAGCTGTCCGTCTGTCCCTGGCGGCACAGCAGAGACAAGCTGATATAGGgagctcagagctggggaagATGTTGGATTCATTCTCTGACATGGGATTCAGTAATGCCCAGATAATGGAGCTGTTCGGGTTGCAGCCCAAGCTGGCTCCTCAGACACGGCTGGCATTGGTTTCCGAGCTCCTCCTGTTGGGCTTGGATGCTGACTCCACACTGAGGGCCTTGCAGAAGAGCCCTGAGGTGCTAAGGATGACGGCCCAGCAACTGAGGCATCGTGCAGACTACCTGCGGAGACTGGACCTCGGAGAAG AGAACCTGCAGCAAGTGGTGAGCCACTGCCCCAGAATCTTCACCTTGTCCTGGAAGAAAATAGATGCAGTGGTGCGGGTGTTCAAGGAGAAGTGTATTTTCACAGCAGATCAGGTGACGGAGATTCTGCATCGCTACTCCAATGTCCTATTGGAGGAACCGCATGACCTGGAGTACAAATTCCAG TACGTGCACTTCAGAATGGGAGTAAAGCACAAAGCAgtggtgaaatctggtctcttccGAACTCCAATAGCTGAGGTCAAGAACCGGCATATCTTCTTAGAGCGCCTGGGGCTTTATCAAACCCCTGACAAGAAAGGCCAGACCCAGATCGTCAACCCGAAACTGAAGGAAATCATCGGCGTTTCGGAAAGGGACTTCCTGGCCAAGATAGCCCACTCCTCCCTGGAGGAGTTTGAGGTCTTTAAGAAGCTGCTGGctcgggaggagggggagggggagggggatcaggataTAGCCTCTGAAGAGACAGACTCAGCCAGcgaaagggaagggaaaaggtcTGACAGCGAAGAAGGAAACTGA